In one Drosophila albomicans strain 15112-1751.03 chromosome X, ASM965048v2, whole genome shotgun sequence genomic region, the following are encoded:
- the LOC117577578 gene encoding putative uncharacterized protein DDB_G0290521, giving the protein MRKATLIVCLMLASCCWMGQAYPQSADATTTTSTTASPEQKTEDSSSSTTTTTTTTTVAPSTQAADSTTSSTTTTAAPDTAESSTTPSTTPSTTPNTTPSTTPATTPSTTPSTTPASTTAASKESQASSTTPASASTSSDAELQQLLQKCEQLRHRKKRDSSSSEEDDDSSEHKSQKKERKKLKKMCKRLKKQQQERKGDQDLKELADSFRAYNARQSESQKKN; this is encoded by the coding sequence aTGCGTAAGGCAACTCTTATCGTCTGTTTAATGctcgccagctgctgctggatgGGTCAGGCATATCCACAGAGTGCAGAtgccacaacaaccacatccACCACAGCTAGTCCCGAGCAGAAGACTgaggacagcagcagctcaacaacaacaacgacaacaacaacgacagttGCACCAAGCACCCAAGCAGCTGACTCGACAACAAGCAGCACAACAACTACCGCTGCACCTGACACTGCTGAAAGCAGCACTACTCCGAGCACTACCCCCAGCACTACTCCGAATACTACTCCCAGCACTACTCCCGCTACTACCCCCAGCACTACTCCCAGCACTACTCCAGCTTCTACCACAGCGGCGAGCAAAGAGAGCCAAGCATCGAGCACTACACCAGCTTCTGCTTCGACTTCGTCTGATGCCgagctgcaacagttgctgcaaaAGTGCGAGCAGCTGCGTCACCGCAAGAAGCGGGACAGCTCCTCGTCGGAGGAGGATGACGACAGCTCGGAGCACAAGTCGCAGAAGAAGGAGCGCAAGAAGCTGAAGAAGATGTGCAAGCGCCTGaagaaacagcaacaggagcgCAAGGGAGATCAGGACCTCAAGGAGTTGGCCGACAGCTTCCGTGCTTACAATGCGCGTCAGAGCGAGagtcaaaagaaaaattaa
- the LOC127564987 gene encoding uncharacterized protein LOC127564987: protein MRIATLIVCLMLASCCWMGQAYPQSADATTTTSTTASPEQKTEDSSSSSSSSSTTSTTTTTTVAPSTQAADSTTSSTTTTAAPDTAESSTTPSTTPSTTPNTTPSTTPATTPSTTPSTTPASTTAASKESQASSTTPASASTSSDAELQQLLQKCEQLRHRKKRDSSSSEEDDDSSEHKSQKKERKKLKKMCKRLKKQQQERKGDQDLKELADSFRAYNARQSESQKKN, encoded by the coding sequence aTGCGTATCGCAACTCTCATCGTCTGTTTAATGctcgccagctgctgctggatgGGCCAGGCATATCCACAGAGTGCAGAtgccacaacaaccacatccACCACAGCTAGTCCCGAGCAGAAGACTgaggacagcagcagcagcagtagcagcagctcaacaacatcgacaacaacaacaacgacagttGCACCAAGCACCCAAGCAGCTGACTCGACAACAAGCAGCACAACAACTACCGCTGCACCTGACACTGCTGAAAGCAGCACTACTCCGAGCACTACCCCCAGCACTACTCCGAATACTACTCCCAGCACTACTCCCGCTACTACCCCCAGCACTACTCCCAGCACTACTCCAGCTTCTACCACAGCGGCGAGCAAAGAGAGCCAAGCATCGAGCACTACACCAGCTTCTGCTTCGACTTCGTCTGATGCCgagctgcaacagttgctgcaaaAGTGCGAGCAGCTGCGTCACCGCAAGAAGCGGGACAGCTCCTCGTCGGAGGAGGATGACGACAGCTCGGAGCACAAGTCGCAGAAGAAGGAGCGCAAGAAGCTGAAGAAGATGTGCAAGCGCCTGaagaaacagcaacaggagcgCAAGGGAGATCAGGACCTCAAGGAGTTGGCCGACAGCTTCCGTGCTTACAATGCGCGTCAGAGCGAGagtcaaaagaaaaattaa